A region from the Dermacentor andersoni chromosome 11, qqDerAnde1_hic_scaffold, whole genome shotgun sequence genome encodes:
- the LOC129386976 gene encoding tigger transposable element-derived protein 6-like yields the protein ISLLAAVDMLKAAWMELTAECIENCFRKAGFMGPGTEDAIDHPPEGRSHEDLWQRVVDTQLAGPDVAWDDFVSADEDADIAEPCTDEAIVREVRALPDCPETDEDDDEDAALPPVAVNASTAIGYIAPLKELVCSRGLGDEHITALEKLETAVMRSALKKQTCITDFFQK from the coding sequence ATCAGCTTGCTTGCCGCCGTGGACATGTTGAAAGCGGCGTGGATGGAACTCACCGCGGAGTGCATAGAAAATTGCTTCCGCAAGGCGGGTTTTATGGGCCCAGGCACCGAGGACGCCATAGATCACCCACCGGAAGGCCGGTCGCACGAGGACTTGTGGCAACGCGTCGTTGACACGCAGCTGGCCGGACCTGACGTTGCCTGGGACGATTTCGTTTCTGCTGATGAAGACGCCGACATTGCGGAGCCATGCACTGACGAAGCTATTGTGCGTGAAGTGCGAGCCCTTCCTGACTGCCCAGAGACCGACGAGGACGATGACGAGGATGCTGCTCTACCGCCGGTTGCTGTGAACGCTTCAACCGCGATCGGTTACATCGCGCCGCTTAAGGAACTCGTGTGCAGCAGAGGCCTTGGCGATGAACATATTACCGCGCTGGAAAAATTAGAAACGGCAGTGATGCGATCAGCTTTGAAGAAGCAGACATGCATCACAgacttttttcaaaaataa